In the genome of Saccharomonospora viridis DSM 43017, one region contains:
- a CDS encoding ribonucleotide-diphosphate reductase subunit beta, which produces MNRNLTLDFGAARVNVDDKAMINARADVNQLLPMKYGWAWEKYLAGCDNHWMPTEVSMQADIALWKSPDGLTDDERLMLKRNLGFFATAESLVANNLVLAVYRHLTNPECRQYLLRQAFEEAVHTHTFQYICVSLGLDEGELFNAYREVPSIANKDSWALRYTRNLEDPNFTTGTMEADQEFLRDLVAFYVVFEGMWFYTGFAQVLSLGRRNKMVGIAEQYQYILRDESIHLNFGVDCINQIKAENPHLWTPEFQQQVRDMLVEACELEVAYAHDTMPRPMLGLSAELCEQYMHFITDRRAAQLGLDPVFGERENPFPWMSEVIDLRKEKNFFETRVTDYRSGAALAWD; this is translated from the coding sequence TTGAACCGGAACCTCACCCTCGACTTCGGCGCCGCACGCGTGAACGTGGACGACAAAGCCATGATCAACGCGCGGGCCGACGTCAACCAGCTACTGCCGATGAAGTACGGCTGGGCGTGGGAGAAGTACCTCGCGGGCTGTGACAACCACTGGATGCCCACGGAGGTCTCGATGCAGGCCGACATCGCGCTGTGGAAGTCGCCCGACGGACTCACCGACGACGAACGGTTGATGCTCAAACGCAACCTCGGGTTCTTCGCGACCGCCGAGTCGTTGGTGGCCAACAACCTGGTCCTGGCCGTGTACCGGCACCTGACGAACCCCGAGTGCCGCCAGTACCTGTTACGGCAGGCGTTCGAGGAAGCCGTGCACACCCACACGTTCCAGTACATCTGCGTCAGTCTCGGCCTTGACGAGGGCGAACTGTTCAACGCCTACCGCGAGGTGCCGTCGATCGCGAACAAGGACTCGTGGGCGTTGCGGTACACCCGCAATCTGGAGGACCCCAACTTCACCACCGGCACGATGGAGGCCGACCAGGAGTTTTTGCGCGATCTCGTCGCGTTCTACGTCGTGTTCGAAGGTATGTGGTTCTACACCGGGTTCGCGCAGGTCCTGTCGTTGGGCAGGAGGAACAAGATGGTGGGCATCGCCGAGCAATATCAGTACATCCTGCGCGATGAGTCGATCCACTTGAACTTCGGCGTCGACTGCATCAACCAGATCAAGGCCGAGAACCCACACCTGTGGACGCCGGAGTTCCAGCAGCAGGTGCGCGACATGCTCGTCGAGGCGTGCGAGCTCGAAGTGGCCTACGCCCACGACACCATGCCACGCCCGATGCTGGGGTTGTCGGCGGAACTGTGCGAACAGTACATGCACTTCATCACCGACCGCAGAGCCGCCCAGCTCGGCTTGGACCCGGTGTTCGGAGAGCGGGAGAATCCGTTCCCATGGATGTCGGAGGTCATCGACCTGCGTAAGGAGAAGAACTTCTTCGAGACCCGTGTGACCGACTATCGCAGCGGTGCCGCGTTGGCTTGGGACTGA